The DNA sequence AGACGCAGGAGACGATCAGCCGGGCCCAGGCTTCGAGTACCTCGGCCAGGTAGTCGGCAGCGGCCGCCTCGGTGTCGGCAAGTTCGACGAGGGTACGCACGGCCTCGGCCGGTCGACGACCGGGACGCAGCGCCACGACCCGCTCGGCGATGGCGTTCTCCGACCAACGGGCCTCGAACGGGCCGACGCCGTCGTAGCCGCGCTCCTGGCCGTCCAGCGGCAGGAACCCGACCTCGCCGGCGGCACCGGCGGCGCCGCGGCGGACCCGGCCGTCGAGGATCAGGCCGGCGCCGACGCCGTCGGCGACGTGCAGCAGCAGCAGGTCGTCGACGTCGGCACCGGCACCGGCGGCGTGCTCGCCGGCGGCCATCAGGTTGACGTCGTTGTCGACGACGACGGGTACGCCCAGCCGCTGCCGTACCGATTCTCCTATCGGCCGGTCCTCGACCAGGCCGACGGACGGGGCGAGCCGGACCGCGCCGCCGGACGACACGCCCGGCGCGGCGATCGCGACGCCGCGCAGCGACGGCAGCGCCGCGCCGACCAGTTCGGGGACGAACGTGCAGACCGTCTCGACGATGTCGGAGCCGATCCGGGCGGTGCGGTGGGCGATGACGGCGCCGTCGCTGTCGGCGATCTCGCAACTGATCCGGGACGGCTCGAGTGACACGGCGGCGACGAGTTCGGCGCGCGGGTTGAACTCGAGCATCGTCCGGGGCCGGCCGGACCGCGACGCGGCGGTGCCCCGCTCGACGAGGTATCCCTCGGCGATCAGCTCGCGCACGAGCGGGGTCAGGGTGGCCGGGCTGAGCCCGGTCAGCTCGGTCAGTTCCGCACGGGACAGCACGCGTACCTGCCGGGCGGTGGAGATCACGGACATCCGTTTGATCTCTCGGGCCCGTTCCCGGCTCACGGGGCTGCTTGGTGGAGTCACCACGTCGGTCACACTTTCTTCCTACGGCGAACGAAGTATGGCGTCAAGTCACGGGTTGATCTCGAAGGCCCAGCGACACCCCACTGAACAGGACGAACGCCACACACCGGCGGATGCCGGGCGGCGGGTGCCACCTCGGCCGCCCGCTCGCCCGCCACCCAGTTGCTTCCTCGTGGAAAGAAACAGCGGGCCCGGAGTATCGACGCACGTCCCTAACGATCTCTACCGTCACCGGACGAAAGGCACTCGGCAGTCTTCCCGGGACACCCCGGACACCGCCACCCCTGATCGGTCGCCGTCGACACGCCTACCGACCACAGTCGACAGACGCCGGCCCCCCGGCCCCCCACCTCGACGAACCGGGCGCCAGCGGGGTCATCCGGTCGTGATGACTCCGCTGGCGCCCGGTTCGGGGCGACGGCCGCCGGTCAGGTGGCTGCGGCGGTGGAGGCCTTTCCACGCCCGGGCTCGGCCACCAGCACGGCGAGGGCGGTGGTGATCGGCACCGCGGCCACCAGGCCGATCGTGCCGACCGCGCTGCGGACGATCTCCTCGGCGAGGAACTCACTGGTGAGCAGGTTGCCGACGTCCTGGCCACCGGCGGCGATCAGGAGCAGCAGCGGCAGGGACGCGCCGGCGTACGCGAGCACCAGCGTGTTGACGGCGGACCCGACGTGGGAGCGCCCGACCCGGGCCGCCGCCCGGTAGAGGTTCCGCCGCGACGTGGGGTGCCGGGCGAGTTCGGCGACCGTCATCGCCTGGGTGACGGTCACGTCGTCGAGCGCACCGAGCGCGCCGATGATGATCCCGGCCAGCAGCAGCCCGCGCATGTCGACGTTGCCCTGCATGACGGCGAGGTAGGCACTCTCCTCGCTGCCGACCCCGGTCAGTTCGATCAGCGCGGTGAAGCCGGCCCCGAGCAGCCCGGTCAGCACGAGGGCGACCAGCGTGCCGAGGATCGCCACCGACGTGTGCACGCTGGTGCCGTGGGTCAGGTAGAGCACCGCGAACATGATCGTCGCGGCGCCGACGACCGCGACCAGCAGCGGCGACGAGCCGGCCAGGATCGCCGGGATGACGAAGAGCAGCAGGACGCCGAAACTGACCGCGAGCCCGGCGATCGCGCTGAGGCCCCGCCAGCGCCCGAATCCGATGATCACCGCGGCGGTCAGGGCGATCAGCCAGATCATCGGCTGGCCGCGCTGGTGGTCGGTGATGGTGTAGGCGACGCTGCCCGGCACCATCCCCTCCAGCACCAGCAGCACGACGTCGTCACCGACGTCCACACTCGGTGAGCCGGGACCGCGGGGCAGTTCGACGGTGGCGGTCTGGCCGGCACCGGCGCCCTCGCCGATCCGTACGTCGGCACTGCCACACGGCCAGCCGCCGAGACCGCCCGGATCCTCGGTCGACTCGCCGACCGTCGGGTCGCCCTCCGGGCAGGGTTCCTCGACAACGCGGACCACCTCGCCGTAGGCGCGTTCGGTCGGGTCGGCGGCGGCCGAGGTGGCCCGGTCGCCCGGCCAGAGGACGAGCAGACCGACCAGGGTCGCCACCGCCGCCGGGATCAGGATGGCGAAGACGGCACGCCGGGTGTGGGCGCTCGCCGGTCCGGCCGGTCCGTGGTGGTGATGGTGGCCGTCGCCCGGCACCGGGCCGGCGCCGGGCCCGCCCGCGGTCACCGTCGGTTCCCCGGCTCCGGGCCCGGCCGGCCCGTCGGCCGACGCCCCCGGCCGACGCGCGGTCGGGGCGGGGCCCGGGTGGCCGGCCGGCGGTGCCTCCGGGGCGGGCTCCGCGGGCGGCGGCCAGCCGGTCGCGGCGGGTTCACCCGCCGGTGCGGCCGCCGGCGGCGGGTCGGTGCGGCGCTGGCGCGGCGTACGGTCGTCGGTGCCCGGGTCCCACATCCGCGGCCCTCGATCCGCCCATGGATCGTCCCGCGTGGCCCATCGGTCGTCGGTCACGTAGCCCTCTCGGTCGTCCGGCCGGCCGGCGGCGCCGGCCACCCCGGGCCGCTGGCCGCGCCGCAACCTGGGCCGGTGACCTGCGCGTCCGCTCCGGGGCAGCGCCGAGCCTAGCCGATCGGCGGGCCGCCGCCCCGCACCGCAGCCGGTGCCGGCGGCGGGCCGGACCGGCCCCGCGTCACCTGGCCAGACCGGCGATCAGATTGATCGCCGCCGCGATGATCACCGCTCCGAACAGGTACGACAGCAGCGAGTGCCGCAGCACCGTGGCGCGGATCCCGCTGTCGGTGACGTTGGTGTCGGAGACCTGGAACGTCACGCCGACGGTGAACGCGACGTACGCGAAGTCGGCGTACCGGGGCGGCTCCCGCTGATGGAAGTCGATGCCGCCGTCCGGCCCGGTGTAGTAGAGGCGGGCGTACCGGGCGGTGAAGACGGTGTGCACGACGGCCCAGGAGAGGATGACGCTGCCGATGCCGGCCGCGACGTACGGGTTGGTCAGCCGGCCGTCCCGGGCGCTGGCGTCGACCAGCACGAACCCGACCGCGACCAGGCTGGCGACACAGGCGGCGAGCAGCAGTACGTCGGTGACACCCCGGCTGGGGTCCTCCCGCAGCGCCAGCCGGGCGGTCGTCGCCGCGTCCATCCGCCAGATGGCGGACCAGACCCAGATGAGATAGACGACGGCGGTCACGTCCCAGCCGATCAGCGGGGCCGGCAGCGGCGAGTCGAGCAGCGCCGCCACCACGCCGGCGACCAGCCCGAAGGACGCGATGACCGCGAGGTGGGTCACCGACGCCCTCGGCCGGTCGTCGCCTGGTTCCGCCATCGCGTCGTCCGGTCTCCCGAGCCGGGCGTCGCCCCTCCCCTGCCTGCCACCCTGCCCGACCCGACGCCATGATCGCCCGGTTCCGGGCGGATTGGCGCCGGGTTCAGCGGTAGCGCCACACCCGCACGGTGTCCCTGTCGACCTGGCAGGCGACGTACGTCCGGTTGGACCGGCAGTCCTCGACGGGGTACGGGACGCTGCCGAGGAACCGCAGGCTGGCCGATTCGCTCTCGAGCAGCGCGAACGACGACCACCGCCAGACGTCGTCCACCTGGACCAGCACCTGCCGCGCCCCGTCGTCGGCGGCTGCCGTCCCCTCCCAGCCGGGCAGGTCGAGCAGCGTACGGCCGTACCGGTCGACGAGGCGGTGCGACCACGGCCGGTCGTCGATCCGCTCCAGAACGAGCAGGTGACCGGCCCGGTCGCCGGCCAGGACCTGGGTGGAACCGTCGACCGGGAAGCCGCCCAGCTCGGTGCCGTCGGCGGGGTCGAGCACCGTCAGCCGGTTCTTTCCGTGGAGGCAGACGTGCGGACCGCACGGCGCCGCGAAGGCGAGCCCGGGCCGGGCGACGCGCCACCGCTGTTCCAGGGTGTCGACGGCGTATCCGGCGAGCGCCTCCTCGTGATGGACGATCAGCAGGTCGCCGACGCTTCCGCCGTCGATCACCAGTTCCCCGGGGCGGGTGGGCAGGGTCGCCCGGACGGCACCGGTACGCACGTCCCGGACCTCGATGCCGGGGCCCATCGTCTCGACCACCAGCACCGTCCCGGTCGCACCGGCCGCGAACCGGCCCGCGATGACCGACTCCATGGCCCACAGCTCCCGGCCGGTGTCGAGATCGACACCCCGCATGAACCGCCCGGCCGGACCGGAGCCCGGGGATGGCCGGTGGCCGGGCGGGCCGTCGTCCTCGCCCAGTCCCACCCCGCCGGAGCTGAAGATGATCGCCGGGCGGGTCGACCACCGGACCTCACCCGTCTCCGGATCGACTCCGGAGGTGAACTCGTCGTTGTTGCCGACCAGGAGCTGGGTCCCGCCCGGCCAGACCGCCAGTTCGACGTTCAGGCCGAGCCGGTCGCTGGCGGACGACGGGCCGACCGGGCTCGTCCAGCGGACCGTGCCGGTACGCAGGTCGTACGCGGTGACGACGCGCCGCGCGGTGGCCAGGTCGAGTTCGGCGCTGTAGAGGGCGTCACCGGCCAGCACGTAGTGGTGCATCGGCGAGATCGGCACCGTCGCGACCTCGGCGAACGCCGGCTCCGGCGGGGGTGCGCCGCCACCGGTCGCCAGGACCAGCAGGGCCGCCAGCCCGGCCAACACCGTACGCCGGTGCCGGACCGCCGGGCGGCGGGATCGACCGGTCCACTCCCGACGAACCGGCCGGACCCCGAGATCGATCACTGTGGACACTGCCCGGGACCTCCCCGTCGACGACGTACGACGGCGCGAAGCGTAGCGGGCCGGGGCACCCCGCGCCGGCTCAGCGGTAGCGCCAGACCCGCAGCTCCTCCTGGCCGGTCTGGCAGGTGATGTAGGTGTCCGACGCCCAGCAGTCGGCCGGCCGGTACGGCACGGACCCGAGGACGCGCACGGCCGCCACCACGGGGTCGAGCACCGCGAACCACGACCGCGGCTCGTCGGTGGCCCGGCCCAGCACCGGTCGGGTCCCGAACTCCGACCCGACCGGCATCGACCACTCCGTCAGGTCGACCAGGATCCGTCCGGTGTGCGGATCGACCACCCGGCCCTGCCCCCCGTTGCCGTAGAGAACGACATGTCCGGCATGCACGGCCGGCGGCCCCCCGCTCACCGGGCCACCCACCGCCGCTCCGGTGGCGGCGTCGAGGAACCACGTCCGCCTGTCCTTCACGAAGCACACCTGGGCGCCGCATGGCACCCCCACGCCGTCGCGGGCCGGCGCCGGGACCCGCCACCTCCGGGTCAGGGTGTCGACGTCGTACGCCGTCAGCGTCGTGTCCGCGCCGATGTAGACGAGTTCGCCGTCGGTCATCGGGACCATTGCCGCCGGACGGACGCCGTCGACCAGCCGGGCGCGCACCGCGCCGGTGTGCCCGTCCCACACCTCGATCACGCCGGCGACGGTCACGACCAGCAGGAGCGGACCGGTCGTCCGGTCCAGCGGCTGGTAGGACCGGATCGGCGCCGACCGCCACAGTTCGGCGCCGGTGTCCAGGTCGATGCCGCGCACTACCCTCCCGAGCTGGCCGACCGGCTCCCCCTGCTCCCCGTCGACGGTAGGGTCGCCCGGGCCGGGCAGGACGACCTCCTCGGTGCTGTAGCCGGTGCCGTGGCCGCCACCGTCGACCCGGTGGCGCGCCGTCCACAGGACCCGGCCGCTGGCCGTGTCGAGCGCGACGGTCGAGAGCCCCCGGCTGACGAGGACCCGGTCGCCGGCCACCCGCACGCCTTCCATGACCACGCCGCCCGAGTCGTCGAGCACGGCCCCGGTCAGCGGCGTCGTCCAGAGTTCGGCGCCGTCGACCAGGTCGTAGGCGGTCACCACGGCCGGCGACGGGTCCATCCGCACGCTGTAGAGGATGTCGCCGGCCAGCGTGTGCAGGTGGAACGGGGAGGTGGGCCGGATCGCGACCTCGACCAGCGGCGACCGCGCCGGCGGTGCCGAACCACCGGCCGCCGCGATCATGAGCACGGCCAGCGCACCGGCTGCCAGACGGGCGTACCGGCCCACCGGGAGCCGGGCACGGTCGGGCCGCCGGTCCTGGCCCTGCGGTCCGAGTTCGATGGTGACCGGCGTGCTCATCCGCCGCCTCCGTCCATCGCCGACGATGCCCGGATCCTAGCCACGTCGGCCCGCCCGTACCTGCCCGTCGCCGGCGGCGCGGTCCGGGCCCGGGTCAGCGGTAGCGCCAGATCCGCAGCTCCTCGGGGGCGGTCTGGCAGGCGACGTGGGTGGCCGACGACTGGCAGCGGTAGGAGCGGTGCGGCACCGATCCGACGATCCGGACGGCGGTGGCGCCCGGATCCAGCACCCCGAACCACATCCGCGGCTCGTCGCTGCTCCGCATCAGCACCGTCGGTGACCTGCCGTCCGACCAGACCGGTTCCGGCCACTGCGTCAGGTCGATCAGGGTACCGCCGGTCGCCGGGTCGACCGTACGGGTCAGGTTGCCGTTGTCGTCGTGCATGAGCAGATGGCCGTCCCGCTCCTCGGCGGCCCAGCCGTCGACCATCCCGCCC is a window from the Polymorphospora rubra genome containing:
- a CDS encoding ROK family protein; the protein is MSVISTARQVRVLSRAELTELTGLSPATLTPLVRELIAEGYLVERGTAASRSGRPRTMLEFNPRAELVAAVSLEPSRISCEIADSDGAVIAHRTARIGSDIVETVCTFVPELVGAALPSLRGVAIAAPGVSSGGAVRLAPSVGLVEDRPIGESVRQRLGVPVVVDNDVNLMAAGEHAAGAGADVDDLLLLHVADGVGAGLILDGRVRRGAAGAAGEVGFLPLDGQERGYDGVGPFEARWSENAIAERVVALRPGRRPAEAVRTLVELADTEAAAADYLAEVLEAWARLIVSCVCVVDPGRVLLSGAAAQLDDAALDRLQDLVATRAPAATDVRRAVLGDRAVLHGAVSYALSAAATHQSSPS
- a CDS encoding YibE/F family protein; translated protein: MWDPGTDDRTPRQRRTDPPPAAAPAGEPAATGWPPPAEPAPEAPPAGHPGPAPTARRPGASADGPAGPGAGEPTVTAGGPGAGPVPGDGHHHHHGPAGPASAHTRRAVFAILIPAAVATLVGLLVLWPGDRATSAAADPTERAYGEVVRVVEEPCPEGDPTVGESTEDPGGLGGWPCGSADVRIGEGAGAGQTATVELPRGPGSPSVDVGDDVVLLVLEGMVPGSVAYTITDHQRGQPMIWLIALTAAVIIGFGRWRGLSAIAGLAVSFGVLLLFVIPAILAGSSPLLVAVVGAATIMFAVLYLTHGTSVHTSVAILGTLVALVLTGLLGAGFTALIELTGVGSEESAYLAVMQGNVDMRGLLLAGIIIGALGALDDVTVTQAMTVAELARHPTSRRNLYRAAARVGRSHVGSAVNTLVLAYAGASLPLLLLIAAGGQDVGNLLTSEFLAEEIVRSAVGTIGLVAAVPITTALAVLVAEPGRGKASTAAAT
- a CDS encoding DUF1345 domain-containing protein, coding for MAEPGDDRPRASVTHLAVIASFGLVAGVVAALLDSPLPAPLIGWDVTAVVYLIWVWSAIWRMDAATTARLALREDPSRGVTDVLLLAACVASLVAVGFVLVDASARDGRLTNPYVAAGIGSVILSWAVVHTVFTARYARLYYTGPDGGIDFHQREPPRYADFAYVAFTVGVTFQVSDTNVTDSGIRATVLRHSLLSYLFGAVIIAAAINLIAGLAR
- a CDS encoding PQQ-binding-like beta-propeller repeat protein gives rise to the protein MSTVIDLGVRPVRREWTGRSRRPAVRHRRTVLAGLAALLVLATGGGAPPPEPAFAEVATVPISPMHHYVLAGDALYSAELDLATARRVVTAYDLRTGTVRWTSPVGPSSASDRLGLNVELAVWPGGTQLLVGNNDEFTSGVDPETGEVRWSTRPAIIFSSGGVGLGEDDGPPGHRPSPGSGPAGRFMRGVDLDTGRELWAMESVIAGRFAAGATGTVLVVETMGPGIEVRDVRTGAVRATLPTRPGELVIDGGSVGDLLIVHHEEALAGYAVDTLEQRWRVARPGLAFAAPCGPHVCLHGKNRLTVLDPADGTELGGFPVDGSTQVLAGDRAGHLLVLERIDDRPWSHRLVDRYGRTLLDLPGWEGTAAADDGARQVLVQVDDVWRWSSFALLESESASLRFLGSVPYPVEDCRSNRTYVACQVDRDTVRVWRYR
- a CDS encoding PQQ-binding-like beta-propeller repeat protein — protein: MSTPVTIELGPQGQDRRPDRARLPVGRYARLAAGALAVLMIAAAGGSAPPARSPLVEVAIRPTSPFHLHTLAGDILYSVRMDPSPAVVTAYDLVDGAELWTTPLTGAVLDDSGGVVMEGVRVAGDRVLVSRGLSTVALDTASGRVLWTARHRVDGGGHGTGYSTEEVVLPGPGDPTVDGEQGEPVGQLGRVVRGIDLDTGAELWRSAPIRSYQPLDRTTGPLLLVVTVAGVIEVWDGHTGAVRARLVDGVRPAAMVPMTDGELVYIGADTTLTAYDVDTLTRRWRVPAPARDGVGVPCGAQVCFVKDRRTWFLDAATGAAVGGPVSGGPPAVHAGHVVLYGNGGQGRVVDPHTGRILVDLTEWSMPVGSEFGTRPVLGRATDEPRSWFAVLDPVVAAVRVLGSVPYRPADCWASDTYITCQTGQEELRVWRYR